A section of the Acidobacterium capsulatum ATCC 51196 genome encodes:
- the ada gene encoding bifunctional DNA-binding transcriptional regulator/O6-methylguanine-DNA methyltransferase Ada, translating to MPAATVSISTTQPDATEAWAEAWAAVERRDKRARGFVYAVTTTGVFCRSGCPSRRPARDNVRFFADAAAARAAGFRPCLRCRPEEAPGEAVRARRMADFLDAHRDRPVTLAELGRLTGRSPFTAQKIFRRVLGLTPAEYQRQARARALREELSRGDSVTDAVYAAGFGASSRVYASAGDVLGMRPGQFRRGGEGVVIRYWTAPTLLGEMLVARTERGICAVALGAEREGLKRELRERLEAAELREDPSLAGEIEALAQACRESPAALLDLPLDLRATAFQMRVWEALRRIPAGETRSYREMAAVLGNPKAVRAVARACASNPAALLVPCHRVVGSDGQLTGYRWGVERKRKILDLEAKQRRG from the coding sequence ATGCCTGCCGCTACTGTTTCTATTTCGACGACACAGCCTGATGCCACGGAGGCCTGGGCGGAAGCGTGGGCCGCTGTGGAGCGCCGCGACAAGAGAGCGCGCGGGTTTGTGTATGCCGTCACGACAACGGGAGTCTTTTGCCGCTCGGGATGTCCAAGCCGGCGGCCCGCGCGGGATAACGTGCGCTTCTTTGCGGATGCGGCGGCGGCGCGCGCGGCGGGATTTCGCCCGTGTCTGCGCTGCCGGCCGGAAGAGGCTCCGGGTGAGGCGGTGCGGGCGCGGCGGATGGCCGATTTTCTGGATGCACATCGCGACCGCCCGGTGACGCTGGCCGAGCTGGGCCGGCTGACGGGACGCAGCCCTTTCACGGCGCAGAAGATTTTTCGGCGCGTGCTGGGACTGACTCCTGCCGAGTACCAGCGCCAGGCGCGCGCCCGTGCGCTGCGTGAGGAGCTGAGCCGTGGGGATTCGGTGACCGATGCGGTCTACGCGGCTGGCTTTGGCGCTTCGAGCCGGGTGTATGCGTCGGCGGGGGATGTGCTGGGCATGCGGCCGGGGCAGTTTCGGCGGGGCGGTGAGGGTGTGGTGATCCGGTATTGGACGGCCCCTACTCTACTGGGCGAGATGCTGGTGGCGCGCACGGAACGCGGCATTTGCGCGGTGGCGCTGGGCGCGGAGCGCGAGGGATTAAAACGTGAGCTGCGGGAGCGATTGGAAGCGGCGGAGCTGCGGGAGGATCCAAGTCTGGCCGGCGAGATAGAGGCTCTGGCGCAGGCGTGCCGGGAGAGCCCGGCGGCGCTGCTCGACCTGCCGCTCGATCTGCGGGCGACGGCTTTTCAGATGCGGGTGTGGGAGGCGCTGCGGCGGATTCCGGCCGGGGAGACGCGGAGTTATCGCGAGATGGCTGCGGTGCTGGGCAATCCAAAGGCGGTGCGGGCCGTGGCGCGGGCGTGCGCGTCGAATCCGGCGGCTCTGCTGGTGCCGTGCCATCGGGTGGTGGGCAGCGATGGGCAGCTCACGGGTTACCGGTGGGGCGTGGAGCGCAAGCGGAAGATTCTGGATCTGGAAGCGAAGCAGCGGCGCGGATAG
- a CDS encoding DUF2007 domain-containing protein: MADDIVTIAEFNEPLEAEMARLRLQSAGIEVFLSGENARIMEPGLGPLQLQVPAADAEDARAILNDPGAANEAEAAEQQG; encoded by the coding sequence ATGGCAGACGACATTGTTACGATTGCCGAATTCAATGAGCCGCTGGAGGCCGAAATGGCAAGGCTGCGGCTGCAGTCGGCGGGGATTGAGGTTTTTCTGTCTGGAGAGAACGCGCGCATCATGGAGCCGGGGCTTGGGCCCTTGCAACTGCAGGTACCGGCGGCAGATGCGGAAGACGCGCGGGCTATCTTGAATGATCCAGGCGCGGCCAACGAGGCCGAAGCCGCCGAGCAGCAGGGATGA
- the purB gene encoding adenylosuccinate lyase, which translates to MIARYTRPQMGQIWTEHNKYQMWMEVEAAASEVLAEDGIVPAEAARAIRERGHFSVERIQEIEAEVKHDVIAFTTAVAENIGPESRWLHYGLTSNDVVDTAQALQVKAASAILREDLLALIAVLKARALEFKHTPTIGRTHGIHAEPTTFGLKILNWYAEMRRNLVRFDAAAEQMRIGKLSGAVGTFGHLSPRHEERICAKLGLQPAPIATQVIQRDRHAQYISTLAVITATLDKIATEVRHLQRTEVREASEYFSEKQKGSSAMPHKKNPIISEQICGLARVVRSNAQAAFENVALWHERDISHSSVERVIFPDSTILTDYLLAKTTNLVEKLLVYPARMQKNLESTGGLIFSGQLLLDLAEAGMLREDAYRLVQRHAMNAWQNDLVFRELVASDPEITSRLTPEKLAKTFDLTRQLNNVDAIFERVLAGDEA; encoded by the coding sequence TTGATCGCGCGCTATACCCGCCCGCAAATGGGCCAGATCTGGACCGAACACAATAAGTATCAGATGTGGATGGAAGTCGAAGCCGCCGCCAGCGAGGTCCTCGCCGAAGACGGCATCGTTCCCGCCGAAGCCGCCCGCGCCATCCGCGAGCGCGGACACTTCTCCGTCGAGCGCATTCAGGAAATCGAAGCCGAAGTGAAGCATGACGTCATCGCCTTCACCACCGCCGTCGCCGAAAACATCGGCCCCGAGTCGCGCTGGCTGCACTACGGCCTTACCTCCAACGACGTGGTAGACACCGCGCAGGCGCTGCAGGTCAAGGCCGCTTCCGCCATTCTGCGCGAAGACCTCCTCGCACTCATCGCCGTGCTCAAGGCGCGCGCTCTCGAATTCAAGCACACGCCCACCATCGGCCGCACGCACGGCATCCATGCCGAGCCCACCACCTTCGGCCTCAAAATCCTCAACTGGTATGCGGAAATGCGCCGCAACCTCGTGCGCTTCGATGCCGCCGCCGAGCAGATGCGCATCGGCAAGCTCTCCGGAGCTGTCGGCACCTTCGGCCACCTCAGCCCGCGCCATGAGGAGCGCATCTGCGCCAAGCTGGGCCTTCAGCCCGCCCCCATCGCCACGCAGGTCATCCAGCGTGACCGCCACGCGCAATACATCTCCACGCTCGCCGTCATCACCGCGACGCTCGACAAAATCGCCACCGAGGTCCGCCACCTGCAACGCACTGAGGTCCGCGAGGCCTCCGAGTACTTCAGCGAAAAGCAGAAGGGCTCCTCGGCCATGCCGCACAAAAAGAACCCCATCATCAGCGAGCAGATTTGCGGCCTCGCGCGCGTCGTGCGCTCCAACGCGCAGGCGGCTTTTGAAAACGTAGCCCTCTGGCATGAGCGCGACATCTCGCACTCTTCGGTCGAGCGGGTCATCTTCCCTGACTCCACCATCCTGACCGACTATCTGCTGGCCAAGACCACCAATCTCGTTGAGAAGCTGCTCGTCTATCCGGCCCGCATGCAGAAAAATCTTGAGAGCACGGGCGGGCTTATCTTCAGCGGCCAGCTTCTGCTCGATCTCGCCGAGGCCGGCATGCTCCGCGAAGACGCCTACCGCCTCGTCCAGCGCCACGCCATGAACGCCTGGCAGAACGATCTCGTCTTCCGCGAGCTCGTCGCGTCGGACCCGGAAATCACCAGCCGCCTTACCCCCGAAAAGCTCGCAAAGACCTTTGACCTCACCCGCCAGCTCAACAACGTCGACGCCATCTTTGAGCGCGTCCTCGCCGGGGACGAGGCATGA
- a CDS encoding UbiX family flavin prenyltransferase, which produces MNLTVAMTGASGAVFGQTLLRVLAADARVERIHFIATESALRVLAEEMGFSGRNGLVEKLLGSPSAKITQHVENDVGAAIASGSYPSSGMIVLPCSMGTLAGIANGLAQNLIERAADVCLKERRPLLLCVRETPFNRIHLRNMTLAAEAGATIFPVIPSFYNKPVDSTEMARQFVYRVLAHLGLPQSGAYIWKPDQ; this is translated from the coding sequence ATGAACCTCACCGTCGCCATGACGGGTGCCAGCGGAGCCGTCTTCGGCCAGACCCTCTTGCGGGTGCTGGCCGCGGACGCCCGCGTCGAGCGCATTCACTTCATCGCGACCGAGAGCGCGCTGCGCGTGCTCGCCGAGGAGATGGGCTTCAGCGGCCGCAACGGCCTCGTCGAGAAGCTCCTCGGCAGCCCCTCCGCAAAAATCACCCAGCATGTTGAGAATGATGTCGGCGCGGCCATCGCCAGCGGCAGCTACCCCTCCAGCGGCATGATCGTGCTGCCTTGCAGCATGGGCACGCTCGCCGGCATCGCCAACGGCCTCGCGCAAAATCTTATTGAGCGGGCCGCCGATGTCTGCCTCAAGGAGCGCCGCCCGCTTCTGCTCTGCGTGCGGGAGACGCCCTTCAACCGCATCCATCTGCGCAACATGACGCTCGCGGCCGAGGCCGGCGCCACCATCTTCCCCGTCATCCCCAGCTTCTACAACAAGCCGGTGGACTCGACCGAAATGGCCCGCCAGTTCGTCTACCGCGTGCTCGCCCACTTGGGGTTGCCGCAATCCGGCGCTTACATCTGGAAGCCCGACCAGTAA
- a CDS encoding CPBP family intramembrane glutamic endopeptidase, whose product MMGRLRALGWVFLGVLYFLFAERLAVTAASGFSTGDWFPVLNRVFLLFLLLIGFAAMGFVGQRQLHPLREMGLAFRPGWFHEVLLGGAIGWSGMVACVLPMAVFGALYIQWNLSWHSVGILFLDVLTLAAASLAEEVAFRGYPFQRLIEATGPVTATVLASLAFGVMHLQNPDATAASTLVTMLAGWLLAVAYLRTRGLWVGWGFHFAWNAVMAIVFGLPLSGLTRFSPLMETSTYGPYWLTGGGYGPEGSAVAIVVLLILVVVVVTATRSLKFQYAIPPIVPGGIPVDIDEVARKQHEAAQAHAPAQPAAPTLIQIGGLPGAISRPIAPLAESPDDAGEKPEAERQGGIAD is encoded by the coding sequence ATGATGGGACGCCTGCGGGCGCTGGGCTGGGTCTTTCTCGGCGTGCTGTATTTTCTGTTTGCCGAGCGGCTGGCGGTCACGGCGGCCAGCGGCTTCAGCACGGGCGACTGGTTTCCGGTTCTGAACAGGGTCTTTCTTCTCTTTCTGCTGCTGATCGGCTTTGCGGCGATGGGGTTTGTGGGGCAGCGGCAGCTTCATCCGCTACGCGAGATGGGGCTCGCCTTCCGGCCGGGCTGGTTCCACGAGGTTCTGCTGGGCGGGGCCATCGGCTGGAGCGGCATGGTGGCCTGCGTGCTGCCGATGGCGGTGTTTGGCGCGCTCTACATTCAATGGAACCTGAGCTGGCACAGTGTGGGCATCCTGTTTCTGGATGTTCTGACGCTGGCCGCGGCTTCGCTGGCCGAAGAGGTCGCGTTCCGGGGATATCCTTTTCAACGGCTGATTGAGGCCACCGGACCGGTGACGGCGACGGTTCTGGCTTCGCTGGCGTTTGGTGTGATGCATCTGCAGAACCCGGATGCGACGGCGGCGAGCACGCTGGTGACGATGCTGGCGGGCTGGCTGCTGGCGGTTGCTTATCTGCGCACGCGCGGGCTGTGGGTGGGCTGGGGCTTTCACTTTGCCTGGAATGCGGTGATGGCCATTGTGTTTGGGCTGCCCCTGAGCGGGCTGACGCGGTTTTCTCCGCTGATGGAGACGAGCACCTACGGGCCGTACTGGCTGACGGGCGGCGGCTACGGGCCGGAGGGCAGCGCGGTGGCCATCGTGGTGCTGCTGATTCTGGTGGTGGTGGTGGTGACGGCGACGCGCTCGCTGAAGTTCCAGTACGCGATTCCGCCGATTGTGCCGGGTGGCATTCCGGTGGACATCGACGAGGTGGCCCGCAAGCAGCATGAGGCGGCGCAGGCGCATGCTCCGGCACAGCCTGCGGCTCCGACGCTGATTCAGATTGGCGGGCTGCCGGGCGCGATTTCGCGGCCCATTGCGCCGCTGGCGGAGAGCCCTGACGATGCCGGGGAAAAGCCGGAGGCGGAACGGCAGGGTGGCATCGCCGACTGA
- a CDS encoding acetyl-CoA carboxylase carboxyltransferase subunit alpha: MSDYAPTNPAPASEPVPEAWIKTELARHPQRPDPLAFMEALFTDYSEVHGDRVYGDDPAMTCGMARFRGQEVMVIANLKGRSTREKVQRRFGMPDPEGYRKALRAMKLAEKFGRPILTFIDLMGANPGLGAEERGQGEAIARNLREMARLRVPTIATITGEGGSGGALALAVADRVLMLQTAIYSVISPEACASIMWRDASQRAKAAAALKATAEDAKALACIDDIVPEPEGGAHTDAARAAEMLGDRLHLHLEELKALPVEQLLEQRYQKFRNIAQFYTAG; the protein is encoded by the coding sequence ATGAGCGATTACGCACCGACGAACCCTGCTCCGGCCTCCGAGCCGGTTCCTGAAGCGTGGATCAAGACCGAGCTGGCCCGCCATCCGCAGCGGCCTGATCCGCTGGCTTTTATGGAGGCTCTCTTCACGGATTACAGCGAAGTCCACGGGGACCGGGTGTATGGCGACGATCCGGCGATGACGTGCGGGATGGCGCGTTTTCGCGGCCAGGAAGTGATGGTGATCGCGAATCTGAAGGGCCGCTCGACGCGCGAGAAAGTGCAGCGGCGCTTTGGCATGCCGGACCCCGAGGGTTATCGCAAGGCGCTGCGGGCGATGAAGCTGGCGGAGAAATTTGGGCGGCCGATTTTGACCTTCATTGACCTGATGGGCGCGAACCCGGGGCTGGGCGCGGAAGAGCGCGGCCAGGGCGAGGCGATTGCCCGCAACCTGCGCGAAATGGCGCGGCTGCGGGTGCCGACGATTGCCACGATCACGGGCGAGGGCGGCTCGGGCGGCGCGCTGGCGCTGGCCGTGGCGGACCGCGTGCTGATGCTGCAGACGGCGATCTATTCGGTGATTTCGCCGGAGGCCTGTGCGTCGATCATGTGGCGCGATGCCTCGCAGCGGGCCAAGGCGGCGGCGGCGCTCAAGGCGACGGCTGAGGATGCGAAGGCGCTGGCCTGCATCGATGACATTGTGCCGGAGCCGGAAGGCGGCGCGCATACCGATGCGGCCCGGGCGGCGGAGATGCTGGGCGACCGGCTGCATCTGCACCTCGAAGAACTCAAGGCGCTGCCGGTTGAACAACTACTCGAACAGCGGTATCAGAAGTTCCGTAACATTGCCCAGTTCTACACCGCCGGGTAG
- a CDS encoding SDR family oxidoreductase, protein MSILERFRIDREVALVTGATGGLGTAIAIALAEAGANVACHGHSREADETCERIRDLGRMAYSFSADLSDISQAERLYREVQARMGAPCILVNNAGILHRQAAEHFDAAMWSRVLDVNLTSAFRLSQLAGSAMLERGRGKIINIASLLAFQGGSEVPAYAASKAALTQLTRALANEWGARNLQVNAISPGFFRTAHTEELRKDETLSRQIVDRIPAARWGEPEDLAGAVVFLASRASDYVNGEVLVVDGGWRTR, encoded by the coding sequence ATGAGCATTCTGGAACGCTTTCGTATCGACAGGGAAGTCGCGCTGGTCACCGGCGCCACCGGCGGCCTCGGGACGGCCATCGCCATCGCGCTCGCCGAGGCCGGCGCCAACGTCGCCTGCCACGGGCACAGCCGCGAGGCCGACGAAACCTGCGAGCGCATCCGCGACCTCGGCCGCATGGCTTACTCCTTTTCCGCTGACCTCAGTGACATCTCTCAGGCCGAGCGCCTCTACCGCGAGGTGCAGGCCCGGATGGGCGCGCCTTGCATCCTGGTTAATAATGCCGGCATCCTTCACCGCCAGGCCGCCGAGCATTTTGACGCCGCCATGTGGTCGCGCGTGCTCGACGTCAATCTCACCAGCGCCTTCCGCCTCAGCCAGCTCGCTGGCAGCGCCATGCTTGAGCGCGGCCGCGGCAAGATCATCAACATCGCCTCATTGCTCGCCTTTCAGGGCGGCAGTGAAGTGCCCGCCTACGCCGCCTCCAAGGCGGCCCTGACGCAGCTCACTCGCGCGCTGGCCAATGAGTGGGGAGCACGCAATCTCCAGGTCAACGCCATTTCCCCCGGCTTCTTCCGCACCGCCCATACCGAGGAGCTACGCAAAGACGAAACCCTCAGCCGCCAGATCGTGGATCGCATTCCCGCCGCCCGCTGGGGCGAGCCCGAAGACCTGGCCGGAGCCGTCGTCTTCCTCGCCTCCCGCGCCAGCGACTACGTCAATGGAGAGGTGCTGGTCGTCGATGGCGGCTGGCGAACCCGGTAA
- the pyrE gene encoding orotate phosphoribosyltransferase: MTTGYRSSLLQLLARNSFKLGQFKLSSGGTSDYYIDCRTTTLHAEGGRLTGLALLDLLHEKKLHPQAVGGLTMGADPIVSNLASASAWYAQEHHGAPLIHGFLVRKTEKAHGTGRRLEGFYPEGAEVVIVDDVCTTGASTIQAIEAAREAGLKILAAICLVEREEAKGRPAVEAACQGAPFLRLFTANDVREEHLRLMPM; this comes from the coding sequence ATGACGACCGGTTACCGTTCCTCCCTGCTGCAACTGCTGGCCCGCAACTCCTTCAAGCTCGGCCAGTTCAAGCTCTCCTCGGGGGGCACCAGCGACTATTACATCGACTGCCGCACCACCACGCTGCACGCCGAGGGTGGCCGCCTCACCGGTCTGGCGCTGCTCGACCTGCTGCATGAGAAAAAGCTCCATCCGCAGGCCGTCGGCGGACTCACCATGGGTGCCGACCCCATCGTCTCCAACCTCGCCTCGGCCAGTGCCTGGTACGCGCAGGAGCACCACGGCGCGCCCCTCATCCACGGCTTCCTCGTCCGCAAGACCGAGAAGGCGCACGGCACCGGCCGCCGCCTCGAAGGCTTCTACCCCGAAGGCGCCGAAGTCGTCATTGTCGATGACGTCTGCACCACCGGCGCGTCCACGATTCAGGCGATCGAAGCCGCGCGCGAAGCCGGTCTGAAGATCCTGGCCGCCATCTGCCTCGTCGAGCGCGAAGAAGCCAAGGGCCGTCCCGCCGTCGAGGCTGCCTGCCAGGGAGCGCCCTTCCTGCGCCTCTTCACCGCCAACGACGTGCGCGAAGAGCACCTGCGCCTCATGCCCATGTAA
- a CDS encoding sensor domain-containing diguanylate cyclase — MSAEARNQNWKDLVVFHNLARALTSSLELDSVLHAIMEQMRQFFEPETWSLLILDETTQELYYAVAVGQSEAALRNVRVPLGEGMAGWVAQHGESLIVPDLEQDPRFAATSDARTPMRSAICMPLLSRQRTLGVIQLFNCRLESMTEYTISFLHILCDYAAIAIENARAVEKIQALTITDDCTGLYNQRHLQQKIEEEVTRARRHHHPFSVIFLDLDHFKQINDQHGHLIGSRLLAGIGQCLRLHIRPGDHAFRYGGDEFILLLPETTKAEAEQIARNLRQKLRSHVFEMGSDLRLQVSASFGVASFPEDGRTGHQIIRMADAMMYLVKGSTRDDVAVADRNTELLRNS; from the coding sequence ATGAGCGCAGAAGCACGCAATCAAAACTGGAAAGACCTGGTCGTCTTTCATAATCTCGCCCGCGCGCTTACCTCGTCGCTTGAGTTGGACTCCGTCTTGCACGCCATCATGGAGCAGATGCGCCAGTTCTTCGAGCCCGAAACCTGGTCGCTGCTCATCCTCGACGAAACCACCCAGGAGCTTTATTACGCTGTCGCCGTCGGCCAGAGCGAAGCTGCTCTGCGCAACGTGCGCGTGCCGCTCGGCGAGGGAATGGCCGGCTGGGTCGCCCAGCATGGCGAGAGCCTCATCGTTCCCGACCTTGAGCAGGACCCCCGCTTCGCCGCAACATCCGATGCCCGCACGCCCATGCGCTCGGCCATCTGCATGCCATTGCTCTCGCGCCAGCGCACCCTCGGCGTCATCCAGCTCTTCAATTGCCGTCTGGAGTCGATGACCGAGTACACCATCTCGTTCCTGCATATCCTTTGCGATTACGCCGCCATCGCTATTGAAAACGCGCGCGCCGTCGAGAAGATCCAGGCCCTCACCATCACCGATGACTGCACCGGGCTCTACAACCAGCGCCACCTGCAGCAGAAAATCGAAGAAGAGGTCACGCGCGCCCGCCGCCATCATCACCCCTTCAGCGTCATCTTCCTTGACCTTGACCACTTCAAGCAGATCAATGACCAGCACGGGCACCTGATCGGCAGCCGCCTGCTGGCCGGCATCGGGCAATGCCTGCGCCTGCACATCCGCCCCGGCGACCACGCCTTCCGCTATGGCGGCGACGAATTCATCCTGCTCCTGCCAGAGACCACCAAGGCTGAGGCCGAGCAGATCGCCCGCAACCTCCGCCAGAAGCTGCGCAGTCACGTCTTCGAGATGGGCTCCGATCTCCGCCTGCAGGTCAGCGCCAGCTTCGGCGTCGCCAGCTTCCCAGAGGACGGACGCACCGGTCACCAGATCATCCGCATGGCCGACGCCATGATGTATCTGGTCAAAGGCAGCACCCGCGACGACGTAGCCGTCGCCGACCGCAATACCGAACTCCTCCGCAACTCTTGA
- a CDS encoding YoaK family protein, whose translation MLLILLAMAAGAADGWSFLGMGKAFVANMTGNTVLLGISFFHLHGALHPAAALGGYVVGVALASYVTGRHARRIQEENLEPPERVIWSRAVSWILLAECACLAAAEAVWFARCRGAGIPDYVPLIFVAVCIGAQSGAMLQLRVPGIVTTYITGTWTQMVRGLTRVITGENIAAPVEKPEFEEQLRMQGQILVAYFASAVLTGWLFYHAAALTGVVPVICLGVAGIYGMLRGGAYSLSD comes from the coding sequence ATGCTGCTCATTTTGCTGGCGATGGCCGCAGGCGCTGCCGACGGCTGGAGCTTTCTCGGGATGGGGAAGGCATTTGTCGCGAACATGACGGGTAATACGGTTCTGCTCGGGATTTCGTTCTTCCACCTGCATGGAGCCCTGCATCCGGCGGCGGCGCTGGGTGGCTACGTGGTGGGTGTGGCACTCGCCTCTTATGTGACGGGACGGCATGCACGTCGGATTCAAGAAGAAAATCTGGAGCCACCCGAGCGCGTGATATGGTCGCGCGCGGTTTCCTGGATTCTGCTGGCGGAGTGCGCGTGCCTGGCGGCGGCGGAGGCGGTCTGGTTTGCGCGATGCCGGGGTGCGGGGATTCCGGACTATGTGCCACTTATTTTTGTGGCGGTCTGTATCGGGGCGCAGAGTGGGGCGATGCTGCAGTTGCGGGTTCCGGGGATTGTGACCACCTACATCACCGGCACGTGGACGCAGATGGTGCGCGGGCTGACGCGTGTGATTACCGGTGAAAATATTGCCGCGCCGGTGGAGAAACCGGAATTTGAAGAGCAGTTGCGGATGCAGGGCCAGATACTGGTGGCCTATTTTGCGTCAGCGGTGCTGACGGGCTGGTTGTTTTATCACGCAGCGGCGCTCACGGGGGTGGTTCCTGTGATCTGCCTGGGTGTAGCAGGAATTTACGGTATGTTGCGCGGCGGCGCGTATTCTTTATCGGATTGA
- a CDS encoding NAD(P)/FAD-dependent oxidoreductase produces MPSASPVKVSALREGRRPRVLIVGGGFAGTHAAKALAELPVDVTVVDRRNHFTFQPLLYQVALAVLSPADIAAPIRTILRNAKNVEVLMDEVVGVDLEKRQAMFRSRVAMDYDYLVVATGATHSYFGNDHWAEVAPGLKTVENAIEIRRRVLLAFELAERQMLETGSHPPLNFVIVGAGPTGVELAGAITDIAKHYMRHDFRHIDPTKARVLLIEGGPRVLPSYPEDLSKRAVAQLKGLGVEVYTNRKVSDIQPGYVMVGDNQKIDAVVTLWAAGVTASPLGKLLGVETDKRGAVMVNQTLNPEGHPELFVCGDLAHFEQDGAQVPGVAQPAMQMGDHVARMIEADLAGKPRKAFRYFDKGDMATIGRQAAVAKIEWPFKAHWSGLPAWLTWLTVHIFFLIGFRNRLVVMMQWVWQYFTFTRGARLIYGDQTLVGWTEQPGVEAPMKGEPLDLNSPEVVADRPAS; encoded by the coding sequence ATGCCTTCTGCCAGCCCTGTGAAAGTCTCTGCATTGAGGGAGGGCCGACGGCCACGGGTGCTGATTGTTGGCGGCGGCTTTGCGGGCACGCACGCGGCCAAGGCGCTGGCGGAGCTGCCGGTGGATGTGACGGTGGTGGATCGCCGGAATCATTTCACTTTTCAGCCGCTGCTGTACCAGGTGGCGCTGGCTGTGCTTTCTCCGGCGGACATTGCCGCGCCGATTCGCACGATTTTGCGCAATGCAAAAAATGTGGAAGTGCTGATGGACGAGGTCGTGGGAGTTGACCTCGAAAAGCGGCAGGCGATGTTTCGCAGCCGGGTGGCGATGGATTACGACTACCTGGTGGTGGCGACCGGGGCGACGCACTCCTACTTTGGGAATGATCACTGGGCAGAGGTTGCGCCCGGACTGAAGACGGTGGAGAACGCGATCGAGATTCGCCGCCGCGTGCTGCTGGCCTTTGAGCTGGCCGAACGGCAGATGCTGGAGACGGGGAGCCATCCGCCGCTGAATTTTGTAATTGTGGGCGCGGGCCCGACTGGCGTGGAACTGGCGGGCGCGATCACCGACATTGCGAAGCATTACATGCGGCATGATTTCAGACACATTGACCCGACCAAGGCGCGGGTGCTGCTGATTGAAGGCGGGCCGCGGGTGCTGCCGTCGTATCCGGAAGACCTGTCAAAGCGTGCCGTGGCGCAACTGAAGGGCCTGGGCGTGGAGGTCTACACGAACCGGAAGGTCTCGGACATTCAGCCGGGCTATGTGATGGTGGGCGACAACCAGAAGATTGACGCGGTGGTGACGCTGTGGGCGGCGGGGGTGACGGCTTCTCCGCTGGGCAAGCTGCTGGGCGTGGAGACGGACAAGCGCGGCGCGGTGATGGTGAACCAGACGCTGAATCCCGAAGGGCACCCTGAGTTATTTGTGTGCGGAGATCTGGCGCACTTTGAGCAGGACGGAGCGCAGGTGCCGGGAGTGGCGCAGCCGGCGATGCAGATGGGCGATCATGTGGCGCGGATGATTGAGGCGGATCTGGCGGGCAAGCCCCGGAAGGCGTTTCGCTACTTTGACAAGGGTGACATGGCGACCATCGGACGTCAGGCGGCGGTGGCCAAGATTGAGTGGCCCTTCAAGGCGCATTGGAGCGGGCTGCCGGCGTGGCTGACGTGGCTGACGGTGCATATCTTCTTTTTGATCGGCTTCAGAAACCGGCTGGTGGTGATGATGCAGTGGGTGTGGCAGTACTTCACCTTCACGCGCGGCGCGCGGCTGATTTATGGCGACCAGACGCTGGTGGGCTGGACCGAACAGCCGGGGGTGGAAGCGCCGATGAAAGGTGAGCCGCTCGATTTGAATTCGCCGGAGGTGGTGGCAGACCGGCCGGCGAGTTGA
- a CDS encoding O-methyltransferase: protein MRLFRKKIKQEHKVMMQAERARGAVLTEYHRPTPECPHPERWSMYDSMTAEVEVLEFLRSLVTTIKPERIVETGSFLGVSTLWMAEGLARNGFGRIVSCELDPVVFEKARANVAQSEYAPWIDMRNESSLEMQVEAPIDLLFSDSDISVRESEIRRFLPLMNPNGLILIHDASSHLKTVREMAQRLHAEGMLSAVFLPTPRGLVVAQPSR, encoded by the coding sequence GTGAGACTGTTTCGTAAAAAGATCAAGCAAGAGCACAAAGTCATGATGCAGGCGGAGCGCGCGCGAGGCGCGGTCCTGACGGAATATCACCGGCCTACGCCAGAGTGTCCTCATCCGGAGCGATGGAGCATGTATGACTCCATGACGGCGGAGGTGGAGGTGCTGGAGTTTCTGCGGAGCCTGGTGACGACGATCAAGCCAGAGCGCATTGTCGAGACGGGATCTTTTCTGGGTGTGAGCACGCTGTGGATGGCCGAAGGGCTGGCGCGGAATGGCTTCGGGCGGATTGTGAGCTGCGAGCTTGATCCAGTGGTGTTTGAGAAAGCCAGGGCGAATGTCGCGCAGTCAGAGTATGCGCCGTGGATTGACATGCGCAACGAATCGAGCCTGGAGATGCAGGTGGAAGCGCCGATTGATCTGCTGTTCAGCGATAGCGATATTTCAGTGCGCGAGTCGGAGATCCGGAGATTTCTGCCGCTGATGAATCCGAACGGACTCATTCTGATTCATGATGCGAGCTCACATTTGAAGACGGTGCGGGAGATGGCGCAGCGTCTGCACGCAGAAGGAATGCTGTCTGCGGTTTTTCTTCCTACGCCGCGCGGGCTGGTGGTGGCGCAACCGTCGCGATAA
- a CDS encoding DUF1800 domain-containing protein encodes MARCWWWCFSAARTEQVIARQLAKMPRASEPQKLQMMTALLLGSPEFQMR; translated from the coding sequence GTGGCAAGGTGCTGGTGGTGGTGTTTCAGCGCGGCGCGGACCGAGCAGGTGATTGCGCGGCAGTTGGCGAAGATGCCGCGTGCGAGTGAGCCGCAGAAGCTCCAGATGATGACGGCGCTGCTGCTGGGTTCGCCGGAGTTTCAGATGCGCTGA